From Thermodesulfobacteriota bacterium, a single genomic window includes:
- a CDS encoding TetR/AcrR family transcriptional regulator, with translation MAVTKHTLGLRRNLKEQQRRAQIKEAAINLFSSKGYQQSTMDDLAEEAGVSKSLIYWYWENKAALLSELIDTCMNQYIELLTQAAERDEPFIDKFYGTLWNYLDIFRKNDRLNKLVHFCSLHNSGDAHENFSRRVNDHYRHVLVLLEKLIGQAVRGGFLPETTDCAAISLLLLSLTEGHIYMSILEDRISLERIFTSMFYLVLKQEQPAQATPEAAPPGKKKPASAGKQKHKETF, from the coding sequence ATGGCCGTAACCAAGCACACCCTGGGATTGAGAAGGAATTTAAAGGAGCAGCAGCGGCGCGCCCAGATCAAGGAAGCCGCCATCAACCTGTTTTCCTCCAAAGGATATCAGCAGTCCACCATGGACGACCTGGCTGAAGAGGCCGGGGTCAGCAAGTCGCTCATCTACTGGTACTGGGAAAACAAGGCCGCCCTCCTTTCGGAGCTGATCGACACCTGCATGAACCAGTACATCGAGCTGCTGACCCAAGCGGCGGAACGGGACGAACCGTTTATCGACAAATTCTACGGAACGCTATGGAACTATCTGGACATATTCAGAAAAAATGACAGGCTCAACAAGCTGGTCCACTTCTGCTCCCTGCACAACAGCGGCGACGCCCATGAGAATTTTTCCCGGCGGGTCAATGATCATTACCGGCATGTCCTCGTCCTTCTGGAAAAACTTATCGGTCAGGCCGTCCGGGGTGGTTTTCTGCCGGAAACCACGGACTGCGCGGCCATATCTCTGCTTCTGCTTTCCCTGACCGAAGGCCATATTTACATGTCAATCCTGGAAGATCGCATTTCCCTGGAACGGATTTTCACCAGCATGTTTTACCTGGTGCTGAAACAGGAGCAACCCGCGCAGGCAACACCTGAGGCAGCGCCGCCGGGAAAGAAGAAACCGGCATCGGCCGGAAAACAAAAACATAAGGAGACCTTTTAA
- a CDS encoding cobalamin-dependent protein (Presence of a B(12) (cobalamin)-binding domain implies dependence on cobalamin itself, in one of its several forms, or in some unusual lineages, dependence on a cobalamin-like analog.), whose amino-acid sequence MNDQQLKAVTSFREKFLGFDIDAIDREADSMLAAGVTVRMFLDTCTPAMAEIGEKFEKGEYYLPHLVMAGEMFKTASRKVKSAMHAGDSGPAIAEIVLGTPKGDIHDLGKDIFAVLAEASGYAVHNLGVDVPPEAFIASLEKTGAPILGLSSLLTTTFGTIEQIVSLMEKKGLRKNTRIILGGGATEQSLIQKLGVDFQTRDAYEGITILKNLTDGEIKGGVA is encoded by the coding sequence ATGAACGATCAGCAATTAAAGGCCGTAACGTCATTCCGGGAAAAATTTCTCGGCTTTGACATCGACGCCATTGACCGGGAGGCGGACAGCATGCTGGCTGCCGGCGTCACCGTCCGGATGTTTCTGGACACCTGCACCCCGGCCATGGCCGAGATCGGTGAAAAGTTCGAAAAGGGAGAATATTACCTGCCCCACCTGGTCATGGCCGGAGAGATGTTCAAGACCGCCAGCCGCAAGGTCAAAAGCGCCATGCACGCCGGCGACAGCGGCCCGGCCATTGCCGAGATCGTGCTGGGCACCCCCAAGGGCGATATTCACGACCTGGGCAAGGACATCTTCGCGGTTCTGGCCGAAGCCAGCGGGTACGCCGTCCACAACCTGGGCGTGGACGTCCCGCCGGAAGCCTTCATCGCCAGCCTGGAGAAGACCGGCGCCCCCATTCTGGGCCTCTCTTCTCTGCTGACGACTACCTTCGGCACCATTGAACAGATCGTTTCCCTTATGGAGAAAAAAGGACTGAGAAAAAACACCCGCATTATCCTCGGCGGCGGCGCCACCGAACAAAGCCTGATTCAGAAACTGGGCGTTGATTTTCAAACCCGGGACGCCTACGAAGGCATCACCATTCTCAAAAACCTGACCGACGGGGAGATAAAAGGAGGCGTTGCATGA
- a CDS encoding PAS domain S-box protein — protein sequence MSISPTAFLAAIALSFLLASAIAFVLGKQFLKKTNNTNQAETSRLREEADKYRLLAENINEVIFILDLETLRFNFVSPSVARAYGYTPGEATEMSLDRLMPPSSYHIVVNTISRELERDGLPDVDPNRSITLETEQFRKDGSTFWVETTVRPLRDNTGRPTMVIGVSRDITDRKKAEAALNESEEPYRILAENINEVLYIVDIASLRYTYISPSVIRTHGFTPEEILELTIDRILTPPTLDKSLKILEQELEREAQQSEVDHNRHLTLEMEQYRKDGSVIQVETSVKFLRDETGRPVSIVGVARDITEKRKAELALQENEKRYRLLADNIGEVLFILDIQQLRYQYVSPSITRMYGYSPEEAICLTLDRHITPASLELTLKVLAQELEKDGQPGVDPNRYISLETEQYRKDGSTIWVETTVKPMRDEGGNIVTAVGVARDITERKKAEAALRESEKKYRMLAENINEVIFVIDLATFRHTYASPSVKNMFGYTPEEMLALPIEKLLTPDSIERTAKNMLEKIAWDVATDVDADKPISLELQVYCKNGSTVWVETSARAIRDESGKPVATVGVTRDITERKKAEAALRESEQRYRMLAENISEVIYLLDIETLHYTYATPSVQQIHGYTHDEFLQLPLDKVMTRGTLEKVAALIRDELERDGLPGVDPNRFVSLELEVYRKDGSTLWMENSSRFIRNDEGKPVSILGLAKDISERKNTEKALRESEERYRLLAENISEVIFLFDPMAFRFLFVTPSIFPMYGYTQEEFVKAPLEKLVTPPSLEIILKAVESELARGKEPENGTLKYITLELEGCRKDGSTLWLETVGRIFFDKDDNPLYLLGVTRDITQRKATEEALTQAKEAAEAANRAKSEFLANMSHEIRTPMNGVIGMTELLLETPLSAEQFEYVESLKISADALLAIINDVLDFSKIEAGMLTLEIIDFDLEKLCRELRDAILPRAKYKQIVFDTVIEEDVPTLLRGDPVRLRQILINLCDNAVKFTKAGSVTVRISSVTMSASTVTLMLAVADTGIGIPAEQHQKIFDSFTQVDASTTRRYGGTGLGLAITKRLVALLGGEIGLSSELGKGSTFWFVMPFEKQIRQPPVRENVSVPGNIPDRRSPLNILIVEDNPISLKVIAQMVEKLGHSFSIALNGAEAVEAFNGQEFDLVLMDIQMPVMDGITATRRIHAMQRESGRRVPVIALTANAMVGDRERILGQGLDDYVAKPLKLDTLKAVIQRNTL from the coding sequence ATGAGCATTTCTCCGACAGCCTTCTTGGCGGCCATCGCCCTCTCTTTCCTTCTGGCTTCTGCCATCGCTTTTGTTCTGGGTAAGCAATTCCTGAAAAAAACGAACAACACCAATCAGGCGGAAACGTCGCGACTGCGGGAGGAGGCGGACAAATATCGCCTGCTGGCTGAAAACATCAATGAGGTCATCTTCATTCTCGACCTTGAAACCCTGCGGTTTAATTTTGTCAGCCCGTCCGTGGCTCGCGCTTATGGCTACACTCCCGGGGAAGCGACCGAGATGTCTCTTGACCGGCTGATGCCGCCTTCATCCTATCATATCGTCGTTAATACAATCTCCCGTGAGCTGGAGAGAGACGGCTTGCCCGACGTTGACCCCAACCGCTCCATCACCCTGGAAACCGAGCAGTTTCGCAAAGACGGCTCGACGTTCTGGGTGGAAACCACCGTCAGGCCACTGCGCGATAACACCGGTCGCCCCACCATGGTTATCGGGGTAAGCCGGGATATCACGGATCGCAAGAAAGCGGAAGCGGCACTGAATGAAAGCGAGGAGCCCTACCGGATACTGGCCGAAAACATCAATGAGGTCCTCTATATTGTCGATATCGCTTCCCTGCGATACACGTATATCAGCCCTTCGGTCATCCGCACCCACGGGTTCACGCCGGAAGAAATACTCGAACTTACCATAGACAGAATTCTAACCCCTCCGACGCTTGATAAGTCTCTGAAAATACTGGAACAGGAACTGGAGCGAGAAGCGCAGCAGTCCGAAGTGGACCACAACCGCCATCTCACCCTGGAAATGGAGCAGTACCGCAAGGACGGCTCCGTCATTCAGGTGGAAACCTCGGTTAAATTTCTGAGGGATGAAACCGGACGGCCGGTCTCCATCGTCGGCGTGGCCCGGGACATTACGGAAAAAAGAAAAGCGGAACTCGCTTTACAGGAAAACGAAAAACGATATCGCCTCCTGGCGGATAATATCGGCGAAGTGCTTTTTATTCTCGACATTCAACAACTCCGATACCAGTACGTCAGTCCTTCCATCACCCGCATGTATGGCTACTCGCCGGAGGAAGCGATCTGTCTGACCCTGGACCGGCATATAACCCCGGCATCTCTTGAACTGACCCTCAAGGTCCTGGCGCAGGAACTGGAAAAAGACGGGCAGCCCGGCGTGGATCCAAACCGGTATATATCACTGGAAACGGAGCAGTATCGCAAGGACGGATCCACCATCTGGGTGGAAACCACCGTCAAGCCCATGCGGGATGAGGGCGGAAATATTGTCACCGCTGTCGGAGTGGCCCGGGACATCACGGAACGCAAAAAGGCCGAAGCCGCCCTGCGCGAAAGCGAAAAAAAATACCGCATGCTGGCGGAGAACATCAACGAAGTGATTTTCGTTATTGACCTGGCCACGTTCCGTCATACCTACGCCAGCCCCTCGGTTAAAAACATGTTCGGATACACGCCGGAAGAGATGCTGGCTTTGCCCATTGAAAAACTGCTGACACCGGATTCTATTGAACGAACCGCGAAAAACATGCTGGAGAAAATCGCCTGGGACGTTGCAACGGACGTTGACGCCGACAAACCTATCTCCCTTGAATTGCAAGTTTATTGCAAAAACGGATCAACCGTCTGGGTGGAAACCAGCGCCAGGGCTATCCGTGATGAATCGGGCAAACCAGTGGCCACGGTGGGGGTTACCCGGGATATCACCGAAAGAAAAAAGGCCGAAGCCGCCCTCCGCGAAAGCGAACAGCGCTATCGCATGCTGGCCGAAAACATCAGCGAGGTGATCTACCTCCTTGACATTGAGACACTCCACTACACCTACGCCACCCCTTCGGTGCAACAGATACACGGGTACACGCACGACGAGTTTCTGCAGCTTCCCCTGGACAAAGTGATGACGAGGGGAACTTTAGAAAAAGTCGCGGCGCTCATCCGTGATGAACTGGAAAGAGACGGCCTCCCCGGCGTTGATCCGAACCGTTTCGTCAGCCTGGAACTGGAAGTTTACCGGAAAGACGGCTCGACCCTGTGGATGGAAAACTCCTCCCGATTTATCAGGAACGATGAAGGAAAACCCGTTTCCATTCTGGGCCTGGCCAAAGATATTTCAGAACGGAAAAACACGGAAAAGGCCCTGCGGGAAAGCGAAGAGCGCTATCGTCTGCTGGCCGAAAACATCAGCGAAGTCATCTTCCTGTTTGACCCGATGGCGTTTCGTTTTCTTTTTGTCACACCCTCCATTTTCCCCATGTATGGATATACCCAGGAAGAATTTGTCAAAGCCCCCCTTGAAAAACTGGTTACCCCGCCATCACTGGAAATCATTTTAAAGGCAGTGGAATCGGAGTTGGCCAGAGGCAAAGAACCCGAAAACGGCACTCTTAAATACATCACCCTTGAACTGGAGGGCTGCCGCAAGGACGGATCAACTTTATGGCTGGAAACCGTCGGTCGTATTTTTTTCGATAAGGACGACAATCCCCTGTATCTTCTTGGCGTAACCAGGGATATCACCCAGCGGAAAGCAACCGAAGAGGCCCTGACCCAGGCCAAGGAAGCGGCCGAAGCGGCCAACCGGGCCAAGAGTGAATTTCTGGCCAACATGAGCCATGAGATCCGCACGCCCATGAACGGCGTTATCGGCATGACCGAACTGCTGCTGGAAACACCGCTGTCAGCCGAGCAGTTTGAATATGTCGAGAGCCTGAAGATCAGCGCTGATGCGCTGCTGGCCATCATCAATGACGTGCTGGACTTCTCTAAGATCGAAGCCGGCATGCTGACGCTTGAAATCATTGACTTTGACCTGGAAAAATTATGCCGGGAATTGCGGGATGCGATTCTTCCCAGGGCAAAATACAAGCAGATTGTTTTCGATACCGTAATCGAAGAAGATGTTCCGACGCTGTTGCGGGGAGACCCGGTCCGACTGCGCCAGATCCTTATCAACCTCTGCGACAACGCCGTCAAATTCACCAAAGCCGGATCCGTCACGGTCAGGATTTCATCCGTGACCATGTCCGCCTCGACCGTTACGCTGATGCTGGCGGTAGCGGATACCGGTATCGGCATCCCGGCGGAACAGCACCAGAAAATTTTTGACTCCTTTACCCAGGTGGATGCCTCTACCACCCGGCGTTATGGCGGTACCGGTCTGGGACTCGCCATCACCAAACGGCTGGTCGCCCTTTTGGGCGGTGAAATCGGCCTTTCCAGCGAGTTGGGAAAAGGGAGCACCTTCTGGTTTGTCATGCCGTTTGAAAAGCAGATCCGGCAACCGCCGGTACGCGAAAACGTTTCTGTACCGGGGAACATTCCCGACCGGCGGAGCCCGCTGAACATCCTGATCGTCGAGGACAACCCCATCAGCCTGAAGGTCATCGCCCAGATGGTAGAAAAGCTGGGGCACTCCTTTTCCATCGCTTTAAACGGCGCCGAAGCCGTGGAGGCGTTTAACGGACAGGAATTCGATCTGGTGCTCATGGACATCCAGATGCCGGTCATGGACGGCATTACGGCCACCAGACGGATTCACGCCATGCAGCGGGAGAGTGGCCGTCGGGTCCCGGTGATCGCTCTGACCGCCAACGCCATGGTCGGAGACCGGGAGCGGATTTTAGGCCAGGGACTGGATGACTATGTCGCCAAGCCGCTGAAACTGGACACCCTGAAGGCGGTTATCCAGCGAAATACACTCTAA
- a CDS encoding enoyl-CoA hydratase/isomerase family protein, which translates to MQFKYLKTRQENETLWAEIVNPPLNFLTADILAELFDLVRNVEKDDTIRVFVLTGGIDDTYIMHFSIPELRQIIPDNRRMLLNVAVRFRLTRLLVKLYLDGNAWLMDRSRWYERWQLRQARLLRGYASVMFLWMQMMRTYHAIERLNKVTIAAVNGPCNGGGTELSMCFDFRFMIAGRGFTIGQPESLIGIIPGGGGTQRLPRLVGRAKALEMMLTGKQLTPEEAKTIGLITDCFGKEDFPDKVQAFADAMSRRPPVAVAAIKQAVLCGLDTTPGRGMNIEMIQSVRCFDTRDAEMAMAAYSAYLDRQVNLPPDKRPAPEEIVDTLQNARIFEKFQGR; encoded by the coding sequence ATGCAATTCAAATATCTTAAAACGCGTCAGGAAAATGAGACCCTCTGGGCGGAGATCGTCAACCCGCCCTTGAATTTTCTTACGGCCGACATCCTTGCGGAACTGTTCGACTTGGTCCGCAACGTTGAAAAGGACGATACCATCCGCGTCTTTGTGCTCACCGGTGGCATTGATGACACTTATATCATGCACTTTTCTATTCCGGAACTGCGGCAGATCATTCCCGATAACCGGCGGATGCTGCTGAATGTGGCGGTGCGCTTCCGGTTGACCCGCCTGTTGGTGAAGCTTTATCTGGACGGTAACGCCTGGCTGATGGACCGGTCCCGGTGGTATGAGCGCTGGCAGCTGCGGCAGGCCAGACTGCTCCGCGGATACGCTTCGGTCATGTTCCTGTGGATGCAGATGATGCGGACCTATCACGCCATCGAGCGGCTGAACAAGGTGACCATCGCGGCCGTCAACGGCCCCTGCAACGGGGGCGGTACTGAACTGTCCATGTGTTTTGACTTCCGTTTCATGATCGCCGGCCGGGGCTTTACCATCGGCCAGCCCGAAAGCCTGATCGGCATTATTCCCGGCGGCGGGGGAACTCAGCGTTTGCCCCGGCTGGTCGGCCGGGCCAAGGCCCTGGAAATGATGCTGACGGGAAAACAACTCACCCCGGAAGAGGCAAAAACCATAGGCCTGATAACCGATTGCTTCGGGAAGGAAGATTTCCCGGACAAGGTGCAGGCTTTCGCGGATGCCATGAGCAGACGCCCGCCCGTGGCCGTGGCCGCCATCAAACAAGCGGTCCTGTGCGGTCTGGACACGACGCCTGGCCGCGGGATGAACATCGAGATGATCCAGAGCGTCCGCTGCTTCGATACCCGGGACGCGGAAATGGCCATGGCGGCTTATTCGGCCTATCTGGACAGGCAAGTCAATCTGCCGCCGGACAAACGACCGGCACCCGAAGAAATCGTCGATACCCTGCAAAACGCCCGGATTTTCGAGAAGTTTCAGGGCCGGTGA
- a CDS encoding nitroreductase family protein → MITIRKTADRCTGCMLCVQECVAGVWREVNGEPQPVFPQMCNACGHCLAVCPAGAVRHSLLDEARVRRVNRKRLDPEVYAEIVTSRRSIRRFKDQPVDRETIEKVIDLARFSPTASNTQNVAYTIVTDRKVMAKVAAYVFGFGLRLWKLSDSAVGKLLLTVFKDTGVARTVNRYLRAMEYYQVQSRAGRDYILHNAPVLILISTPKGAAFGPDNCNIAGTNMMNYAHSLGLGTCYIGFLVLMLKRSRRLRRLLKIPADRRIHVCLVMGYPAYTHAFTAFRKNPAVEWLA, encoded by the coding sequence ATGATTACTATCCGGAAAACAGCCGACCGGTGCACCGGGTGCATGCTGTGCGTACAGGAGTGCGTGGCCGGCGTCTGGCGGGAAGTGAATGGCGAACCGCAACCGGTCTTTCCCCAGATGTGCAACGCCTGCGGCCATTGCCTGGCGGTCTGCCCGGCCGGGGCTGTTCGCCATTCGCTTCTGGACGAAGCCCGGGTCCGGCGGGTAAACCGCAAGCGGCTCGATCCGGAGGTCTATGCCGAAATCGTGACCTCCCGCCGCAGTATCCGGCGGTTCAAGGACCAGCCGGTGGATCGGGAAACCATCGAAAAGGTCATCGATCTGGCCCGTTTTTCGCCCACGGCCAGCAACACCCAGAACGTGGCCTATACGATCGTGACCGACCGGAAGGTGATGGCGAAGGTCGCGGCTTATGTTTTCGGATTCGGCCTGCGCCTGTGGAAACTGTCTGATTCCGCCGTCGGCAAACTTCTGCTGACGGTTTTTAAGGATACCGGAGTCGCCCGCACCGTCAATCGGTACCTGCGCGCCATGGAATATTATCAGGTCCAGTCCCGGGCCGGCCGGGACTATATCCTGCACAACGCGCCGGTCCTGATCCTGATCAGTACGCCCAAGGGGGCGGCCTTCGGACCGGACAACTGCAATATCGCCGGGACCAACATGATGAATTACGCCCATTCCCTGGGGCTGGGAACCTGTTACATCGGGTTTCTGGTGCTGATGCTCAAGCGCAGCCGCAGGCTTCGTCGGCTGCTGAAGATCCCGGCCGACCGGCGGATTCATGTTTGCCTGGTAATGGGGTATCCCGCCTATACTCACGCCTTTACCGCTTTTCGGAAAAATCCCGCCGTCGAATGGCTGGCGTAA
- the selD gene encoding selenide, water dikinase SelD: MGEAKYIRLTATVTGAGUASKLGPGDLDRALCGLIFPSDENVLVGLERADDAGVYRISDDLALIQTVDFFTPVVDDPYWFGQIAAANALSDVYAMGGIPKTAMNLVAFPAMDMDMAVLRQIIQGGIDKLKEAGAVLIGGHSIEDKELKYGLSVTGFIHPSRVLTKKNLRAGDQLILTKALGTGIINTAIKGGLAPAELVERVCRQMAELNRAAALTMSRFDVAACTDISGFGLLGHAAEMVCGSGKSFRIKAAGVPVISEALEFAAMGLIPAGAHRNREFRAPMMNFCKTVPLSLQDVLVDPQTSGGLLISVSGKQAEELVSALKQAGVGAAARIGEVIDNPEEKIWVD; encoded by the coding sequence ATGGGTGAAGCAAAATATATTCGTCTGACCGCGACGGTGACGGGAGCCGGCTGAGCGTCCAAACTGGGTCCGGGGGACCTGGACCGGGCACTCTGCGGATTGATCTTTCCGAGCGACGAAAACGTCCTGGTGGGGCTGGAACGCGCCGATGATGCCGGGGTGTACCGGATTTCCGATGACCTGGCCCTGATCCAGACCGTGGATTTTTTCACGCCCGTGGTGGACGATCCCTACTGGTTCGGTCAGATCGCCGCCGCCAACGCCCTGAGCGATGTCTACGCCATGGGAGGGATTCCCAAGACAGCCATGAATCTGGTGGCTTTTCCGGCCATGGATATGGACATGGCGGTTCTGCGGCAGATCATCCAGGGTGGGATCGACAAACTCAAGGAAGCCGGAGCGGTGCTGATCGGCGGACACAGCATCGAAGACAAAGAGTTAAAGTACGGTCTGTCGGTCACGGGCTTTATCCATCCGTCGCGGGTGCTGACCAAGAAAAACCTGCGGGCGGGCGATCAATTGATCCTGACCAAGGCACTGGGTACCGGTATCATCAATACCGCCATCAAGGGGGGGCTGGCGCCGGCCGAACTGGTCGAACGCGTCTGCCGCCAGATGGCCGAACTCAACCGGGCGGCGGCGCTAACCATGTCCCGGTTTGACGTGGCCGCCTGCACCGATATCAGCGGCTTTGGCCTGCTCGGTCATGCGGCCGAGATGGTCTGCGGCTCCGGCAAAAGCTTCCGGATCAAGGCCGCCGGCGTGCCCGTCATCTCCGAGGCCCTGGAATTCGCCGCCATGGGGCTGATACCGGCGGGCGCGCACCGGAACCGGGAATTCCGCGCGCCCATGATGAATTTCTGTAAAACCGTGCCGCTTTCCCTCCAGGACGTGCTGGTGGATCCCCAGACCTCCGGCGGCCTGCTGATCAGTGTCAGCGGAAAACAGGCGGAGGAGCTGGTATCGGCCCTGAAGCAGGCCGGCGTCGGCGCCGCGGCCCGGATCGGCGAGGTGATCGACAATCCGGAAGAGAAGATATGGGTGGACTAA
- a CDS encoding SDR family oxidoreductase: MKRFPEKRVVITGAGSGFGRALALVFAGKRWRVGVSDINEQRADETVELVKKAGGSGNKRICDVTDPEQIDAMAAHYVKEWGGVDIVVNNAGVAGAGYMEEISLNQWKWMLDVDLMSVIYGCRTFIPILAGQGKGHIVNMASSAGIASFAEMSCYNVPKAAVISLSETLRMELATKNIGVTVVAPTFFKTNLMDQFKSPRERQANMAGAFFEKSKVTAEDVARHAFRCVEKKKFYAICQLDGKAIWLMKRLFPETYLRVSGLIYKTKIFDRYLNAGGNGIK, from the coding sequence ATGAAGCGGTTTCCGGAAAAACGGGTGGTGATCACCGGCGCGGGCAGCGGGTTCGGCCGTGCTCTGGCCCTGGTGTTCGCCGGAAAGCGGTGGCGGGTCGGCGTTTCGGACATCAACGAGCAGCGGGCCGATGAAACGGTCGAACTGGTCAAAAAAGCCGGGGGCTCGGGTAACAAGCGGATCTGTGACGTCACCGACCCGGAGCAGATTGATGCCATGGCGGCCCACTACGTGAAAGAGTGGGGCGGCGTGGATATCGTCGTCAACAACGCCGGCGTGGCCGGCGCCGGGTACATGGAGGAAATCTCCCTTAATCAGTGGAAGTGGATGCTCGACGTGGACCTGATGAGTGTCATTTACGGCTGCCGCACCTTCATTCCCATTCTGGCCGGGCAGGGGAAGGGCCATATCGTCAACATGGCCTCGTCGGCCGGCATCGCCTCCTTTGCCGAGATGAGCTGCTACAACGTGCCCAAGGCCGCCGTCATATCCCTGTCTGAAACCCTGCGCATGGAACTGGCCACGAAAAACATCGGGGTCACGGTGGTGGCGCCGACCTTTTTCAAGACCAACCTCATGGACCAGTTCAAGTCGCCCCGGGAACGGCAGGCCAATATGGCCGGCGCGTTTTTTGAAAAATCAAAAGTGACCGCGGAGGACGTGGCCCGGCACGCCTTCCGCTGCGTGGAGAAGAAAAAATTCTACGCCATCTGTCAGCTGGACGGCAAAGCCATCTGGCTGATGAAGCGGCTTTTTCCGGAAACCTACCTGCGGGTGTCCGGGCTTATTTACAAGACGAAGATTTTTGACCGGTATCTGAACGCCGGCGGGAACGGAATAAAATGA